In Desulfatirhabdium butyrativorans DSM 18734, the sequence GATTTACATCCACTGAGCTCATCGGCAAATCCTGCAGGGAGCTCCGTTGCACGGGATGCCGCATCATCGGCAAAGGCGCCGCTGAAAAATGGTGCGGCCTCTATGCCAAACAAGGCGTTCAGAAAAAGCAATGCCTGATCACGCAAAAAGAAAACCGCACCCTCAATGTCCTGAAAAATGCGGCTGTCCTCAAGGATGAACAGGGAAAGATCATCGGCGCCGTGGAAGTGCTGAAGGACCTTTCCGACTTGATCCGGCAGCAGCAGGAAATTCTCGCGTTGAAAAAACGGTTCCCCGAAGAAAGCGGCTTTGGCGGTCTGATCGGCAAATCGGTTGCGCTGCAGAACCTGATCAGTCTCGTTCAGAACGTGGCCGTCAGCGACGCACCCGTGTTGATTACAGGAGAAAGCGGCAGCGGGAAGGAATTGATTGCGCGGGCCATTCATGAAAACAGCAACCGCCGGGATCGCCCCTTCGTCAAGGTGAATTGCGCGGCCCTGAACGAGAACCTGCTCGAAAGCGAGCTTTTCGGTCATGTACGGGGCGCTTATACGGGCGCGATCAGCGATCGTATCGGCCGTTTCGAAGCCGCAAGCGGCGGCACCTTATTCCTCGATGAAATCGGTGACCTGCCCCTCACAACCCAGGTGAAGCTTCTTCGGACCCTCGAAGAGCGGGAAATCGAGCGGGTCGGAAGCAATCACCCCATACCCGTCGATGTGCGGATCATTTCCGCGACAAACCGCAATCTCGAACAATTGATCCGGGAGGGGCGGTTCCGGGAGGATTTCTTTTTCCGGATCAACGTATTTCCGGTCCATTGCCCGTCCCTGCTTGACCGCATGGAAGACATTCCCATGCTGGTGCAGCATTTCATCGAAGTGAACAACGAGCGCACCGGGAAGCGCATCACCGGCTTGACCCCGGAAGCCATGACGCAACTGATGGCCTATGGATGGCCCGGAAACATCCGTGAACTGCGAAATGTCATCGAATACGCCTTCGTTTTATGCCAGGAAGGCCCCATCGATCTGCAACACCTGCCTTCCCGTGTATACAGTGCGATTTGCACCGAAAACCGCCTCCCCCGGCATACGGACAAGAAAATGGCCCTGATCGATGCGCTGAAGCGATCCGATGGCAATCGGTCGGAGGCTGCCCGAATTCTGGGGATCAGCCGGGTAAGCGTCTGGAAGCAGATGAAAAAATTCAACATTTCATTGGACGGGAGCAACTGAGCATGAGCCAGGATCAGCAGCAAAGCGTCTGCAGGACCGATGCGGAATCCTGCACCACTTACAGAACCAAGCTTTCCGGAATAGCGGAGCACATCATTTCCGCATGCCACGAGGAAGGTTGCTTCACCCACATCGATTACGAGCCCATCCCATCGGAAGGATACGTCGATGAGATCATCCAGAAGTTGCGCGAACTTCTTTTTCCGGGATATTTTTCAAGGGGAAAAATCGACCCTGTCAACCTGAATTTTGCCATGGGGCAGACCGTATCGGATCTGTACGATATCCTGTCGCGCCAGATCATTCACAGCATCCGCCACGATTGTCTGCGATACAACCAGCCGTGCAGCGAATGCGGCGACCGGGGCCACACCATCGCCCTTTCCCTGCTGGAATCGATTCCGGATTTGCGCCAAATTCTGGCAACCGATGTCCGGGCCGCCTTCGAAGGAGACCCTGCCGCAAAAAGCAACGATGAAATCATTTTCTGCTATCCCGGCCTGTATGCGATCAGCGTCTACCGGGTGGCGCACCGTCTCTTCGAGCTGGATGTGCCGCTCCTGCCCAGACTGATGACCGAGCAGGCCCACCGAACCACCGGCATCGACATTCACCCGGGTGCTGTCATCGGCGAGCGTTTCGTGATCGATCATGGAACCGGGGTCGTCATCGGTGAGACCTGCCGCATCGGTCGCAACGTGCGGATATACCAGGGCGTCACCCTCGGTGCGCTCTCCCTGCCGATGGGCGCGGGGAAAATGCTCCGGGGAAAGAAGCGGCACCCGACCATCGAAGACGATGTCATCGTCTATTCCGGCGCCACCATCCTCGGGGGAGAGACCGTCATCGGCAAGGGTTCGGTCATTGGCGGGAACGTCTGGATTACCGCTTCGGTCCCGGCCTACACCACAGTACTGATGGAACCTCCCAAGTTGATCTATAAAACCCCTTGAACCGCTTTTCCAGACGCCAAAGGATTCGCCATGGGCACACATGATTCGATCGAAACGACCATCGGAAAAACCCCGCTCGTTCGTCTGAACCGGATCGCCAGAGATGTTCCGGCAGCAATCTTTGCCAAGCTCGAATTTTTCAATCCGCTCGGCAGCGTGAAAGACCGAATCGGCAAGGCCATGATCGAGGATGCCGAAAAATCGGGAAGGCTCAAGGAAGGCATGCGGATCATCGAGCCGACCAGTGGGAACACGGGCATTGCCCTGGCCTTTATCTGTGCCGTTCGGGGCTATCGGCTCACACTGGTGATGCCCGAGAGCATGAGTATCGAGCGGCGCAAGCTGCTGCGCCATCTCGGGGCGGAGCTTGTGCTGACGCCTGCAGCCCAGGGCATGAAAGGGGCCGTCTCCGAGGCCGAAGCCCTCGTCCAGGCCGATCCCACAGGCATCATGATGAACCAGTTCGATAACCCGGCGAATCCGGCCGTCCATGAGCAAACGACTGCAAGGGAAATCTGGGAGGATATGGGAGGCCGGGTGGACATGCTTGTTGCCGGTGTAGGCACCGGAGGGACCATCACGGGCTGCGGCCGGGCATTGAAAAAGCTGAATCCGAATTTCCGGGCCGTTGCCGTTGAGCCTTCGGAGAGCCCGGTGCTCTCCGGCGGAACCCCCGGACCTCATCCCATCCAGGGAATCGGTGCGGGCTTCGTTCCGGCAAATCTCGATCTTGCGCTGATCGACGAGGTGATCTGCGTTTCAGGCCCACAGGCCATCGAAACGGCAAGGAAACTGGCCCGATGGGAAGGCATCCTGTGCGGCATCTCCTCTGGAGCAGCGGTTTTCGCGGCCATGAACATGGCCCGGCGTCCCGAATTTGCGGGCAAACGTATCGTCACCATTTTGCCCAGCACCGGAGAACGTTATTTGAGCACGGCCCTTTTCCAAGAGGGATCAGGGGAGTGAAGGCAGGAGTCAGAAGTCAGGAGTCAGGAGTCAGAAGTCAGGAGACAGAAGTCAGAAGTCAGAAGTCAGGAGACAGGAGTCTGAAGTCTGAAGGCAGGAGGCAGGAGGCAGGAGAACTGAAAGCCAGCGCCTGTTTGCCTATATGGTGTGGTCAAGTCTTGATGCAGCGGGCAGTATGGCCCGTCACCCCGGCGAAAGCCGAAGCCCAGGCCTTTCTGGTTTTGCAATCTGCTCACGGGAATTTTTTGTGCACGACGAATTGATCTTTGCCGCCGACTGTTGTAGGGATGAAATGGTCGCCTTCTGGTAAAGGCAACATCTTCAATCGATCCGAGCAGGGAGCCACCGCTTTGCTTCCGGCAACCGGCGGTTGAATTCCGATGAATGTTTTCAAGCGTACAGGCAACACCATGACAGCCGAAGGAGGTTGCAGATGGCCATCGACATTCGTATCCCATCGGTAGGCGAATCCGTCCGCGAAGCGGTACTGGCCCAATGGACCAAACGGGAAGGAGATCGGGTTCAAAAAGGGGAAGTGATCCTGATCATCGAAACCGACAAGGTGACGCTGGAGATATCGGCTGAAGCCGATGGCATTCTGCACATCCTCGTCCAGGAAGGACAGACCGTAGCGATTGGTACAGTAGTTGGCAGCATCGCTGCAGAATCGTCATCATCGGCTGGTTCAGCGCCACTTGCCGCTGATGCCCCATCCGGGAGCGCCCCCAACCCTGTCATTTCAGCTCCAGAACCCACCCCAGAACAATCGCCGCCGCCGCTGGCGGCCTTCGCATCCACCCAGCCCGAGCCGGCCCAGGCTCCAGCGCATGCACCAAATGAACCGCAGGCTCCGGCAAGAGCAACAGAAACGGCATCCCCAACCTTTGTGCTGCCGGCAGCCAGGCGCCTGATCCAACAACACGGGATCGACCCTGCCCGCATCATTCCGAGCGGTCTTGCAGGGCGCATCACCAAGGGGGATGTACTGCTTTATCTGGAGAGCAAGCCTCCGGAAACATCCATTGGACCGGCGCCCCAGACGGCACCGGTATCCACCGGCTTGTCCGAACCAGCCGCCGAACCCGAGACGGTTCGAAAACCCATGAGCCCCATCCGGAAGCGCATCGCCGAGCGGCTCCTCGATGCCCGACGCAACACGGCCATGCTCACCACGTTCAACGAAATCGACATGAGCCAGGTAATGGCCTTGCGGGCGCAGTACAAGGATGTCTTTCAAAAGCGGCATGGCATCGGCTTGGGCATGATGAGTTTTTTCGTCAAGGCCTGCATTACGGCATTGCATGAAATTCCGGAACTGAATGCATTCATCGAAGACGATACAATCCTGTATCACAAGCACTGCAACATCGGGGTGGCGGTCGGCAGCGAGCGGGGCCTTGTCGTTCCCGTCATTCGGAATGCCGAAACGCTTTCGTTTGCCGGGATCGAGTCGGCCATTGTGGATTTCGTCCGCAAAATCCAGGAAAATCGGCTGGCTTTATCGGCGCTCGAGGGCGGGACATTCACCATCACCAATGGCGGAGTTTTCGGCTCCCTGATGAGCACGCCCATCTTGAATCCGCCGCAAAGCGGCATCCTCGGGATGCACAAGGTGGAAAAACGGCCTGTGGTCATCGGCGATGCCATCGTCATCCGCCCCATGATGTACGTCGCCTTGAGCTATGACCATCGCATTGTGGACGGGAAGGGCGCTGTCACGTTCCTGAAACGGGTCAAGGAGTGCGTCGAAGCGCCGGAGCGCATTTTTCTGGAGGTATGATCATGACACAACGATATGACCTTGTCGTCATCGGCGGAGGCCCCGCCGGATATACGGCAGCCGTTCGTGCGAGCCGCCTTGGCATGAAAACCGCCTGTATCGAGCGATCCAGCCGGCTCGGCGGCGTCTGCCTCAATGTCGGCTGCATCCCCAGCAAGGCGCTGCTGGATTCCAGCGAAATCTACGAGCTTGCCCGCCTGCGCATGAAAACCCATGGGGTACTGGCCAAGGAAATTCAACTGGACCTGGCAGAAGCCATGAAACGCAAAGAGGCTGTCGTCGCCGAATTGACCGGCCAGGTCCGCAGGCTACTGGAAAGCAACCGCGTCGATATCGTGCAGGGAGATGCCCGGCTGATCTCCGCCAACCATGTCGAAGTGTCAACCGAGTCGGGCGCGGTATCCCTGGAAGCCGGTTTCGTTCTGCTGGCCATAGGAAGCCGGCCGATCGAACTATCGCAATTGCCCATCGACGGCAAAACCGTGGTCGATTCGACCGGCGCGCTGTCCTTCGACGCCGTTCCCAAACATCTCGCAGTCATCGGCGCCGGCGCCATCGGCTTGGAATTGGGCTCCGTCTGGAGGCGCTACGGGGCGGAAGTCACGGTCATTGAAATGCTGCCTCAGGTCGTTCCCAACCTGGATGGACAGATTTCCCGCACGCTCAAGCGCATCCTGTCCAAACAAGGCATGCAGTTTCTGCTGAAAACGAAAGTGCTCTCCGCCGATGTCCGGCCGGAAGAAGTCACGCTTCACCTGGACGAAGAGGGCCGGCCCGGCAGCCTCACCGTCGATAAGGTTCTGGTAGCTGTCGGTCGAATCCCCAACACCGATGGTCCCGGACTTTCGGAGATCGGTGTCCAGATCGATCCCAAAACCCGGCGAATCGTCGCAGACAGCCGGCTGCAAACCAGCGTAAAGGGGGTCTTCGCAGCGGGCGATCTGGTCCCGGGTCCCATGCTCGCTCACAAGGCAATGGCCGAAGGTATTGCCGCCGTCGAAGCAATGACCGGGATCGAACCCGATTTGTCCGATGATCTGATTCCATCGGTCATTTATACCGATCCGGAAGTGGCTTCGGTAGGCCATTCAGAAGAATGGCTCAAAAATCAGGGAATTGCTTACATCAGCGGAGTCTTTCCCTACGGCGGCAACGGCAGAGCCTGGTGCGCCGGAGAAACCGATGGCCTGGCCAAAGTCATCGCCCACGCCAAAACAGATCGGCTCCTCGGCATTCATCTTATCGGACCGAGGGCATCAGACATCATTGCGGAATGCGTCATGGCCATGCGAATGGGGGCAAGCGCCGAAGAGCTGGCCTCTACGGTGCATGCCCACCCCACTTTTTCGGAAGCCCTGATGGAGGCCGCAGGCATTGCCGGCGCAACGAGAAAAGCGAAAGCCCAACCCAAATCATAAAGGAGATCAAGCCATGGAAAGACAGGACATTATCGCCATTGCCGAAGGACTGCGGTTGATCGAACGCGGGGTCGAAAAAATCCAGGGCGTCATGCGGGACAAGAAAATCAAGTCGATCAAAGATATCGCAGAGGAGCTCATCCCCTTTTTCAAGGAAGACGATCACCAGTTGACCGAGGAAATCATCGGGCA encodes:
- the cysK gene encoding cysteine synthase A, whose translation is MGTHDSIETTIGKTPLVRLNRIARDVPAAIFAKLEFFNPLGSVKDRIGKAMIEDAEKSGRLKEGMRIIEPTSGNTGIALAFICAVRGYRLTLVMPESMSIERRKLLRHLGAELVLTPAAQGMKGAVSEAEALVQADPTGIMMNQFDNPANPAVHEQTTAREIWEDMGGRVDMLVAGVGTGGTITGCGRALKKLNPNFRAVAVEPSESPVLSGGTPGPHPIQGIGAGFVPANLDLALIDEVICVSGPQAIETARKLARWEGILCGISSGAAVFAAMNMARRPEFAGKRIVTILPSTGERYLSTALFQEGSGE
- the odhB gene encoding 2-oxoglutarate dehydrogenase complex dihydrolipoyllysine-residue succinyltransferase; protein product: MAIDIRIPSVGESVREAVLAQWTKREGDRVQKGEVILIIETDKVTLEISAEADGILHILVQEGQTVAIGTVVGSIAAESSSSAGSAPLAADAPSGSAPNPVISAPEPTPEQSPPPLAAFASTQPEPAQAPAHAPNEPQAPARATETASPTFVLPAARRLIQQHGIDPARIIPSGLAGRITKGDVLLYLESKPPETSIGPAPQTAPVSTGLSEPAAEPETVRKPMSPIRKRIAERLLDARRNTAMLTTFNEIDMSQVMALRAQYKDVFQKRHGIGLGMMSFFVKACITALHEIPELNAFIEDDTILYHKHCNIGVAVGSERGLVVPVIRNAETLSFAGIESAIVDFVRKIQENRLALSALEGGTFTITNGGVFGSLMSTPILNPPQSGILGMHKVEKRPVVIGDAIVIRPMMYVALSYDHRIVDGKGAVTFLKRVKECVEAPERIFLEV
- the lpdA gene encoding dihydrolipoyl dehydrogenase yields the protein MTQRYDLVVIGGGPAGYTAAVRASRLGMKTACIERSSRLGGVCLNVGCIPSKALLDSSEIYELARLRMKTHGVLAKEIQLDLAEAMKRKEAVVAELTGQVRRLLESNRVDIVQGDARLISANHVEVSTESGAVSLEAGFVLLAIGSRPIELSQLPIDGKTVVDSTGALSFDAVPKHLAVIGAGAIGLELGSVWRRYGAEVTVIEMLPQVVPNLDGQISRTLKRILSKQGMQFLLKTKVLSADVRPEEVTLHLDEEGRPGSLTVDKVLVAVGRIPNTDGPGLSEIGVQIDPKTRRIVADSRLQTSVKGVFAAGDLVPGPMLAHKAMAEGIAAVEAMTGIEPDLSDDLIPSVIYTDPEVASVGHSEEWLKNQGIAYISGVFPYGGNGRAWCAGETDGLAKVIAHAKTDRLLGIHLIGPRASDIIAECVMAMRMGASAEELASTVHAHPTFSEALMEAAGIAGATRKAKAQPKS
- a CDS encoding sigma-54 interaction domain-containing protein, whose protein sequence is MDLSKFWKTILDTMEDGVLIVDPKGTVIAMNPAAERLTGFTSTELIGKSCRELRCTGCRIIGKGAAEKWCGLYAKQGVQKKQCLITQKENRTLNVLKNAAVLKDEQGKIIGAVEVLKDLSDLIRQQQEILALKKRFPEESGFGGLIGKSVALQNLISLVQNVAVSDAPVLITGESGSGKELIARAIHENSNRRDRPFVKVNCAALNENLLESELFGHVRGAYTGAISDRIGRFEAASGGTLFLDEIGDLPLTTQVKLLRTLEEREIERVGSNHPIPVDVRIISATNRNLEQLIREGRFREDFFFRINVFPVHCPSLLDRMEDIPMLVQHFIEVNNERTGKRITGLTPEAMTQLMAYGWPGNIRELRNVIEYAFVLCQEGPIDLQHLPSRVYSAICTENRLPRHTDKKMALIDALKRSDGNRSEAARILGISRVSVWKQMKKFNISLDGSN
- the epsC gene encoding serine O-acetyltransferase EpsC; the protein is MSQDQQQSVCRTDAESCTTYRTKLSGIAEHIISACHEEGCFTHIDYEPIPSEGYVDEIIQKLRELLFPGYFSRGKIDPVNLNFAMGQTVSDLYDILSRQIIHSIRHDCLRYNQPCSECGDRGHTIALSLLESIPDLRQILATDVRAAFEGDPAAKSNDEIIFCYPGLYAISVYRVAHRLFELDVPLLPRLMTEQAHRTTGIDIHPGAVIGERFVIDHGTGVVIGETCRIGRNVRIYQGVTLGALSLPMGAGKMLRGKKRHPTIEDDVIVYSGATILGGETVIGKGSVIGGNVWITASVPAYTTVLMEPPKLIYKTP